Genomic segment of Streptomyces sp. NA02950:
GCTGATGCTGCCAGTCGGTCGCCCTGCGCCTGTTGTCGCACCCTGCCCAGCGGGCTCGTTTCCCGCAGCTGAGGAGAATGCGGTCATACGTGGTGTGGGTTGCGCTGCACTGTGTCACCGCGGTGGCTGGTGCGGCCCTGTCAGGGTGGATCATCTTCTGCTCAGCGCCGCGTGGTGCACCGTTACCGGGTCCCTGCGGCAGCCGCCGCGGCCGACGCACCGCGGATCAGATCCGCCGCCCGCTCCGCGATCATGATCGTCGGCGCGTTGGTGTTCCCCCGGACCACAGTGGGCATCACCGAGGCGTCGGCCACCCGAAGCCCCGTCACGCCGTGCACACGCAGCTCGTGGTCCACCACCGGGCCGATCGCACAGGTGCTCGTGGGGTGGTACAGGGTGTGCAGGACACACCGCGCGTGCGCGAGAAGGCCGGCACCGCTGTCGTCGGCCGGCACCAGGAAGTCCGCCCGGTGGTGCGCCCGCAAGGCAGGGCGGCCGACGATATCGCGCACCAGCCGCAGCGCGCGTACCGCCGTCGCCCGGTCCTCCCCGGTGGCCAGGTAATGGTGGACGATGCGCGGCTTCGCGCTGGGCAGGGCCGAGCGCAGCGCGACCTTGCCGCGGCTGGTAGGCGCGAGCAGCACCGCGCCGATGTGGAAGCCGTGGTCGGTGGCCGCGCCCAGGCCTTCCTCGTGGAACATCGTGGGCACGGCATGGATCTGCACGTCCGGGGCGTCGAGGCCGTCGGTGGTGCGGAAGAATCCGCCGCCCTCGCCGACGTTCGAAGTCAGCGGGCCGCGGCCCTCGGACTCCAGCAGCCGCACGTTCTCGGGGGTCTCCGCGGTGAACAGGGACTCGGTGTCGGTCAGATGGATGACGGGCAGGTGCGGATGGTCCTGGAGGTTCTCGCCCACCGGAAGGTCCACCCGGGGCGTGATGCCATGGGCCGCCAGCTCGTCCGCGATGCCGATCCCCGAAAGCATCAGCAGCTGGGGCGAGTTGTAGGCCCCCGCCGACACGATGACCTCGCCCTCGCACCGCAGTTCTTCCATGACGCCGCCGCGGTCCACTTCGACGCCGGCGGCCCGGCCCCCGTCGAAGAGGATCCTGGTGCACTGGGCCGCGGTGAGCACCCGCAGGTTCGGCCGATCCAGGACGGGATGCAGGTAGGCGGCGGCCGCGCTGCACCGCAAGCCGTTGCGCTGGGTAAGCTCGTAGTACCCGACGCCATCCTGTTCCGGGCCGTTGAAGTCGGGGTTGAACCGGTGCCCCGCCTGCTGGGCCGCAGCGAGGAAGGCGTCGACCAGCAGGCTGCGCGAACGCCCCGGATTGACCGGGAGCGGCCCGCCCGCACCGTGCCAGGCGGAGGCACCGGCGTGGTGATCCTCGGCGCGCAGGAAGTACGGCAGGACGTCGTCCCAGCTCCAGCCCTGGGCCCCGGCCGCGGCCCAGGCGTCGTAGTCCCGGCGGTTGCCGCGGATGTAAATCATGGCGTTCATCGAGGAGGAGCCGCCGAGCATCCGGCCGCGGGGCAGGTAGCAGCGGCGGTCCTCGAGACCCGGCTCGGGCTCGGTCAGGTAGTCCCAGTCATACTTGGTGCGAAACAGCTTCGCGAACGCCACCGGGACGTGGATCTCCCGCGCGTCGTCGACCGGGCCGGCCTCCACCAGCAAGACCCGCACGTCCCGATCCTCACTGAGACGGGCGGCAAGCACGCAGCCGGCAGATCCCGCCCCCACGATGATGTAGTCGTACATCCAACGTCCTTTCGGCGCGTGCCTCTGATGCCTGACCGACCAGTCTGGTCGAGGACCGCCAGGAGCGTTCGCGGTTGCCGGGAGCTTGGCCGGAGGACCGCCCTTGACATATGGGTGCGTGCCTCAGACGGT
This window contains:
- a CDS encoding GMC family oxidoreductase — encoded protein: MYDYIIVGAGSAGCVLAARLSEDRDVRVLLVEAGPVDDAREIHVPVAFAKLFRTKYDWDYLTEPEPGLEDRRCYLPRGRMLGGSSSMNAMIYIRGNRRDYDAWAAAGAQGWSWDDVLPYFLRAEDHHAGASAWHGAGGPLPVNPGRSRSLLVDAFLAAAQQAGHRFNPDFNGPEQDGVGYYELTQRNGLRCSAAAAYLHPVLDRPNLRVLTAAQCTRILFDGGRAAGVEVDRGGVMEELRCEGEVIVSAGAYNSPQLLMLSGIGIADELAAHGITPRVDLPVGENLQDHPHLPVIHLTDTESLFTAETPENVRLLESEGRGPLTSNVGEGGGFFRTTDGLDAPDVQIHAVPTMFHEEGLGAATDHGFHIGAVLLAPTSRGKVALRSALPSAKPRIVHHYLATGEDRATAVRALRLVRDIVGRPALRAHHRADFLVPADDSGAGLLAHARCVLHTLYHPTSTCAIGPVVDHELRVHGVTGLRVADASVMPTVVRGNTNAPTIMIAERAADLIRGASAAAAAAGTR